Proteins co-encoded in one Heterodontus francisci isolate sHetFra1 unplaced genomic scaffold, sHetFra1.hap1 HAP1_SCAFFOLD_323, whole genome shotgun sequence genomic window:
- the LOC137361939 gene encoding putative uncharacterized protein DDB_G0271606 has translation MKTQQIQHQLQQERTQQIQHQLLQKIQQIQHQFQQEKTQQIQHQLQQKKSQQVQHQLQQEKTQQIQHQLQQKKIQQIQHQFQQEKTQQIQHQLQQKKNQQIQHQLQQEKTQQIQHQLQQKKSQQVQHQLQQDKTQQIRHQSQQERTQQIQHQLQQKKIQQIHRKGPNKFNTNFCRKRNKFNTNFSRRKANKFNTNFSRRKRNKFNTNFSRRKRNKFNTNFSRRKSNKFNTNFSRRKRNKFNTNFSRRKTNKFNTNFSRRKRNKFNTNFSRRKANKFNTNFSRIKPNKFDTKVSRKGPNKFNTNFSRRKSNKFSKSCSRRKTPTNSTATSEGETATNSTPTSAGENPTTSKPTSEGETATNTTPTSAEETPTNSTTTSAGEKATNSTTTSAGENPTNSTPNSAGKDPTNSTQLQQEKYQQIQHQLQQEKKNPTNAKTNSAGEISTNSTPTSAGENPTNSATTAAGEKHQQIQQQRQKERNHQQFQQQLQLEKNTNKFNTNFRKGKPYKFNANYSRRNSNKFNNNLSRSEIRNKFNTNFGRRKSNKFNTNKKSQQVQHQLQQEKIQQIQHQLQQVKTLQIRLQLQQERTQQIQHQPLQKIQQIQHQFQQEKKKQQMQQQLQEKHQQIQQQLQQERNQQEKTQQIQQQLQHEKIHHIQHQLQQQRAQKIQHQLQQEKIQQLQQQLHSRKPNKFNTNFSRRRHKKFKNNLSRRKANKFNTNFSRRKSNKFNTNFSR, from the exons atgAAAacgcaacaaattcaacaccaacttcagcaggaaaggacccaacaaattcaacaccaacttctgcagaaaatccaacaaattcaacaccaatttCAGCAGGAGAAAacgcaacaaattcaacaccaacttcagcagaagaaaagccAACaagttcaacaccaacttcagcaggagaaaacgcaacaaattcaacaccaacttcagcagaagaaaatccaacaaattcaacaccaatttCAGCAGGAGAAAacgcaacaaattcaacaccaacttcagcagaagaaaaaccaacaaattcaacaccaacttcagcaggagaaaacgcaacaaattcaacaccaacttcagcagaagaaaagccAACaagttcaacaccaacttcagcaggataaaaccCAACAAATTCGACACCAAAGTCAGCAGGAAAggacccaacaaattcaacaccaacttcagcagaagaaaatccaacaaattca caggaaaggacccaacaaattcaacaccaacttctgcAGAAAacgcaacaaattcaacaccaacttcagcagaagaaaagccAACaagttcaacaccaacttcagcaggagaaaacgcaacaaattcaacaccaacttcagcaggagaaaacgcaacaaattcaacaccaacttcagcagaagaaaatccaacaaattcaacaccaatttCAGCAGGAGAAAacgcaacaaattcaacaccaacttcagcagaagaaaaaccaacaaattcaacaccaacttcagcaggagaaaacgcaacaaattcaacaccaacttcagcagaagaaaagccAACaagttcaacaccaacttcagcaggataaaaccCAACAAATTCGACACCAAAGTCAGCAGGAAAggacccaacaaattcaacaccaacttcagcagaagaaaatccaacaaattcagcaaaagctgcagcaggagaaaaacaccaacaaattcaacagcaacttcagaaggagaaacagcaacaaattcaacaccaacttcagcaggtgaAAACCCAACAACTTCAAAACCAACTTCAGaaggagaaacagcaacaaatacaacaccaacttcagcagaagaaacgccaacaaattcaacaacaacttcagcaggagaaaaggccacaaattcaacaacaacttcagcaggagaaaacccaacaaattcaacaccaaattCAGCAGGAAAggacccaacaaattcaaca caacttcagcaggagaaataccaacaaattcaacaccaattacagcaggagaaaaaaaacccAACAAATGCAAAAACAAATTCAGCAGGAGAAatatcaacaaattcaacaccaacttcagcaggagaaaatccaacaaattcagcaacaactgcagcaggagaaaaacaccaacaaattcaacaacaacgtcagaaGGAGAGAaatcaccaacaatttcaacaacaacttcagctggagaaaaataccaacaaattcaacaccaacttcagaaaGGGAAAACCCTACAAATTTAACGCCAATTACAGCAGGAGAaattccaacaaattcaacaacaacctgagCAGGAGCGAAATCagaaacaaattcaacaccaacttcggcAGGAGAAAATCCAACAAATTCAATACCAAC AAGAAAAGCCAACaagttcaacaccaacttcagcaggagaaaatccaacaaattcaacaccaacttcagcaggtgaAAACCCTGCAAATTCGACTGCAACTTCAGCAGGAAAggacccaacaaattcaacaccaacctctgcagaaaatccaacaaattcaacaccaatttcagcaggagaaaaaaaagcAACAGATGCAGCAACAACTTCAGgagaaacatcaacaaattcaacaacaacttcagcaggagagaaatcaGCAGGAGAAaacgcaacaaattcaacaacaacttcagcatgagAAGATCCATCACATTCAACACCAACTGCAGCAGCAGAGAGCTCaaaaaattcaacaccaacttcagcaggagaaaatccaacaacttcagcaacaactgca cagcagaaaaccaaacaaattcaacaccaacttcagcaggagaagacACAAGAAATTCAAGAACAACCTCAGTagaagaaaagccaacaaattcaacaccaacttcagcaggagaaaatccaacaaattcaacaccaacttcagcaggtga
- the LOC137361940 gene encoding putative uncharacterized protein DDB_G0286901, producing MQQQLQEKHQQIQQQLQQERNQQEKTQQIQQQLQHEKIHHIQHQLQQQRAQKIQHQLQQEKIQQLQQQLQNGPNKFNNNFSRRNTNKFNTNFRKGKPYKFNNNFNRREITNKFNTNFSSRKPNKFNTNFNRREITNKFKTNVSRRKCNKFNTNFSSRKPNKFKTNFSRRRHKKFNNNLSRRKPNKFNTNFSRRRHKKFNNNLSRRKANKFNTNFSRRKSNKFNTNFSRRKSNKFNTNFSRRKSNKFNNNVSRREIINKFNTNFSSRKPNKFNTNFSRRRHKKFNNNLRKEKHQHIQQQPQQEKNTNKFNNFSKRKTPTNSTTTSAGEKQQQIQQQTQQEKITNIFNNNRKTLINATTTSARENNKFKNIFSKRKIPTNSTTTSVGEKLHQIQQQLLLEKNTNKFNNNLSRRKTPTNSTTSARERLQQILQQLQQNKKNTNKFNNKLSRRKTPTYSTTMSGKEKTPTSSTKASRKTLINATTTSARENNKFKNFFSKRKIPTNSTTTSVGEKLHQIQQQLLLEKNTNKFNNNLSRRKTPTNSTTSRKTLINATTTSARENNKFKNIFSKRKIPTNSTTTSLGEKLHQLQHGKNTDKFNNNQEKTTNKFNNNFSRRKTSSKFNNHLGRRKAPTNSTTTGTGAKHQQFQQQIHEDETRIERVYNYWEGLKSLGLFSLE from the exons ATGCAGCAACAACTTCAGgagaaacatcaacaaattcaacaacaacttcagcaggagagaaatcaGCAGGAGAAaacgcaacaaattcaacaacaacttcagcatgagAAGATCCATCACATTCAACACCAACTGCAGCAGCAGAGAGCTCaaaaaattcaacaccaacttcagcaggagaaaatccaacaacttcagcaacaactgca gaatggacccaacaaattcaacaacaacttcagcaggagaaacaccaacaaattcaacaccaacttcagaaaGGGAAAACcctacaaattcaacaacaacttcaataggagagaaatcaccaacaaattcaacaccaacttcagcagcagaaaacccaacaaattcaacaccaacttcaataggagagaaatcaccaacaaattcaaaaccaACGTCAGCAGGAGAAAatgcaacaaattcaacaccaacttcagcagcagaaaacccaacaaattcaagaccaacttcagcaggagaagacacaagaaattcaacaacaacctcagtagaagaaaacccaacaaattcaacaccaacttcagcaggagaagacACAAGAAATTCAATAACAACCTCAGTagaagaaaagccaacaaattcaacaccaacttcagcaggagaaaatccaacaaattcaacaccaacttcagcaggagaaaatccaacaaattcaacaccaacttcagcaggagaaaatccaacaaattcaacaacaacgtcagcaggAGAGAaatcatcaacaaattcaacaccaacttcagcagcagaaaacccaacaaattcaacaccaacttcagcaggagaagacacaagaaattcaacaacaacctca gaaaagaaaaacaccaacacattcaacaacaacctcagcaggagaaaaacaccaacaaattcaacaacttcagcaagagaaagacTCCAACAAAttctacaacaacttcagcaggagaaaagcagcaacaaattcaacaacaaactcagcaggagaaaatcaccaacatattcaACAACAAT AGGAAAACACTgataaatgcaacaacaacctcagcaagagaaaacaataaattcaagaacatcttcagcaagagaaaaataccaacaaattcaacaacaacctctgtagGAGAAAAACTccaccaaattcaacaacaacttctgctggagaaaaacaccaacaaattcaacaacaacctcagcaggagaaaaacaccaacaaattcaacaacttcagcaagagaaagacTCCAACAAAttctacaacaacttcagcaaaataaaaaaaacaccaacaaattcaacaacaaactcagcaggagaaaaacaccaacatattcaacAACAATGTCTGgaaaagaaaaaacaccaacaagttcaacaaaagcttca AGGAAAACACTgataaatgcaacaacaacctcagcaagagaAAACAATAAATTCAAGAActtcttcagcaagagaaaaataccaacaaattcaacaacaacctctgtagGAGAAAAACTccaccaaattcaacaacaacttctgctggagaaaaacaccaacaaattcaacaacaacctcagcaggagaaaaacaccaacaaattcaacaacttca AGGAAAACACTgataaatgcaacaacaacctcagcaagagaaaacaataaattcaagaacatcttcagcaagagaaaaataccaacaaattcaacaacaacctctctaGGAGAAAAACTCCACCAACTTCAGCacgggaaaaacactgacaaattcaacaacaac caagagaaaaccaccaacaaattcaacaacaacttcagcaggagaaaaaccagCAGCAAATTCAACAATCACCTCGgcaggagaaaagcaccaacaaattcaacaacaactggaacaggagcaaaacaccaacaatttcagcaacAGATTCACGAGGACGAGACCAGAATTGAGAGGGTTTATAACTATTGGGAAGGATTGAAAagcttggggctcttttctctagaatag